The genomic segment GATAAATCATTTCCTTATTATTTCCCAGGGAATAATGAGAGTTGATACTTTTCTAATCCACATTTTCAGGGAAAATAACTTGATTAATTTTGTATGTggaataaattcatttttgaaaaaagcaTAAGTACAAAATACTTACCCACTTAGCAATTGGACACCCGTGAgagctttttccttcttttcccgtATACACTACAATTTCTATCCTTACTGCGTTTCCTTTTTGACCATACCTGAGTACAAAACACAGTGGAGGGAAAATAATTGCAATTAATGGCGATATACCCTTTTAACATCTTAAGGTACAGAAGATATAGATTTACAGAAGTACAGAAACCCAACACCCCAACtgttaaaatttacatttgttaaaaatttacTTCTGtgtggcaaatatttttatttgttatccCATTCTGTTTACTTATCCTTAAAgatcactcatttaaaaaatggactggCTCCAAGACAAGCTTAAGGGATGTGAATGCAGTGTTGTTGGAGGTAATTTTAACTATTTCTACCATTATACAATGATATCAAAATAAGTATTTCTGGATTTAACAAAGACAGCCTTGCTTTGTGAGTGTCTTGTTGAGTGCCCAAAGGCTCACGTGATGAGCGACTTAGCAGGGACACCAGGACACTATTCTTTTCCTGGGCCCTAAGAAACATCCGAATTATACTCCTGAAGGCTTTCCATTCACTTCTCATTTGTTCCCAGAGATAAGTCTCTCTGCATTGAATCAGGTGCCCAATAATGAATGATTTTAACAGGGAAGGATATTTCCTCACCTATTCTCCATGATTTCCCTGACAGCAGCAACACTTGGTCCTGCCCCAAGGTGTGTATAATATGGGCCTTTGTCTTTTTGTATAACTCGATCTGTGGAAGGAATAAGATTATTAGACCCAAAGCTTTACAGAATTGCACAGGGGCATGGAGGagctaattttattaattctttttttctttttcaattcagAACAATTTATCCTGACAAGGTTTTGGTAAACTTTAATAATTAAAGTCTAGGACAATAGGCCCTAGAATTTAACTTGTTCCTTTCTTGCGGCTCCTAACTATCTCATTCTTCCTCTAAGCAtcagaggaggaaaacaaaaaattttaagatgtgGGTCATATTTATTCTCCTATCTCCtgctttaaaagaaatcttttaataaTTGAGGTGCAAAATTAGAAGATTTCTAAGAGCAATACATCTTTAAGAGCTTGGCCTCAGAATCCTATTAAAATCGAGcctcagcaattgcactgctaagAGTTTATCTACTACACGCtcacataattatatatttgtaatgcAAAGGTACACAGGAATGTTACTTGTCACAATTATTTGtaatatcaaaaaagaaagagagagaaacacactTAGCATCTGTCACTAAATGCTAGGGTGAATAAATTAAGGGACGTTTATAtagaggaaaacaataaaactatTACACTAATATTTACaaacactgggcgcctgggtggctcagtcagttaagggtctgccttcagttcaggtcatgatcttggatcCTGAAATAGAggccaggtcaggctccctgctccgtttcctggctctacctttgcccccaccccctgctcgtactctctcaaataaataaataaaatagcttaaaaaAGAACCCAATATTTACAAACATGGAAAAACCTGAGATCTCATTAAATTTTTAACAAAGCAAATTGCAAAAATAgtgtattttaaaagacttaaattttctaaaactgcaagcaaaatgaaaataagtaataaCATTAATTCATATAAAAAACTCTAACAGAGGTTTTATCTTTAGAGAATGGTACTGCAAGAAGACATTTGCAtcatatttctctattatttgaaattttattttttacatttatcgttatcatttaaagattttaattttaagcaatttctacaatgtggagcttgaaattacaatcctgagatcaagagtcacatgctctaccaactgagccagccaggagcccctgtattATTTGAAATCTTATGTCTGTGAATTACATATTTCTCAAAAACAGTATTCTTAACTTGGCCTCTTAGAATCATGTCTAACTAGAATAGCTGAGTAATGTATTTCTGGCCATGGTGCACCTATAGCAAAAGGtcattatttaatcattttcattggatatcagataaaatataggattaCTCCTGTGGCTTCCTAAGATACATTGAACAAATTTTAACTTATTACTGATGaactagagcagtggttcttaaccagggGCGATCTTTCCTGAGTGGACATTTGGcgaacatttttggttgttacaactgggcaggtgtgtgcgtgtgcgtgtgtgtgtgtgtgtgtgtgtgtgtgtgtattactggaatctggtgggtagaggccatGGATGCCCCTTAACAGACTAGGATGCAGAGGACAGTTCCCCTACATCAAAGAATTACCCTATCTAAGATGCCAATAGTGCTCAAATTGAGGAAACATGATCCAGAGGTTAATCACTCTTAGTTTGCTGTAACACAATACTTCcatggaaaacttttttttttaaattaaagattgtatttattttattttagagagcaagagagagtaagtgtgcagggggaggggcagagggagagaatctcaagtggacttcagatcaagacctgagccggacacttaaccaactgagccatccaggtgcccctccatggaAATCTTTTACTCTTAGATATGATTGTTCCACGGATGATTTCTGAGTGGgtctgcttttttgttgttgttgttttaaagtaggctccattcccagcgtggagcccaacgtggggcttgaactcatgactgcaattcaagacctaagctgaaagagtcggatgcttaactgactgagccacccaggcacccctgcttttttgtttttcctaagttCCCATTTCTACACAATGAGCACAATAACCTCACATGTAATGATTATAGAAACACATGTGACAATGTATAAAACAATCACAAGTCCActgcagatgctcaataaactttAAATGCCTAGGTGTCTCAACTCCTACAGGGTGACGAGTTACAATGTAATGTATAAGGAAAGAGTCTTGAAACTAGACAATCATTCTACTGACATTATGCACACAGTAAAATTAGACTAGCTcagatatatacattttaatggcattttaaatttgagatattttttccatttgtaatgATATTCAGAAAAATACTGCCCCTTTCTTAATTCAGATTTTCAAAACAAGAGGAAGGAGGCTATAAACATAGGCTCTGAAGTTGAGACTCCTGTCTTTGAATTCCAGGTTAATCATTTACTAGTTGTGCCCCCTCCTATGACttagtttcctcacttgtaaaatggagataactcATCCTCCCTTTGTAGGCATGTTATGAATATAACAAGTCAAGGTCGTGGTACAGTATCAGACCTGCAGTAAAAGATCTGGAACAGAAGTCATCATTACTATACTCTTCTGTCCCTGCTCCAAGAACCTCTCATTCTCCCAATTCAACCCCACTCAGCACTGTCACCCTTTTCAGATTATGAGATCCTTCTAAAAAGAGCCTATCCctggggcctggcacatggtagtcTGTCAAAACTGTGCTGAATGATGAGTGGAGAAATGGAAGGCTTGACTTCAGAGTATCAAATGTACTTTAGATAATCAAGAGCAAAAAGTCATTGCTACACTTCACtattttttctattgtgttttaaaaaaaaaaaaatcaaaatgatataGTTTATCCTTCCAAACAATCATTTACCCATTCTGGAATGTACTAATGAACACCTACTTCAGGCAAAACAAACTTCCTTTGTTCAGGGTAAATCTTAAATCTTTGTGATTTGGGgctatattttaagattttttttaaaataagacttttaaTAATTAAACCTATTTGGGTTCAAAATAGGTTATTTCAAAAATTCTGTCCTCATAAGTTGTATAAAAGCTGAAATAATGAGGGCATCAAGCAGCCTATGAAACTTTAATGACACAATCTATTTAATCTCTCTATTAACAGCTACATTTGAGtaaattaattcttcttttatttgatcACTTACATGAAATTTGACCATAGACAGTGAATAATCACTACAGGGTTCAAATTCAGCTTTCATGTATTTCAAATACTGAGCGACTTTCTCATAAGGCCTGCCTAAGAATCGTTAGTCCAGCAAGATTTTCTCAGGGCTTTTAATACACTgataaaaattctaattattaGTTCCTGGATGTTCTCTTTCAATGACTCCTAAGGCACAAAATATATATCAGTTATAAATTGCTCCATAAATCAGCTATTTGCAcatactatttgtttttttataggcAATCAATATCATACaacaatttcatattttaaaatttcaaaaggtTTACAAATTCTTCAATGGCCAAGACTGGATTTTCATTTATAGGGACATTCTTTGTATTGCAGAGCAGAAAAGAACCAGgcattgaaaaagaaacaaacccgTTCCAGTTCTTGAATGGGGTGGCAATTACAGATACTTTTTATAGTTATTTGTTAAGCTGCATGTATGTTTTacattctgtgtgtgtatgttatatCTCACAATACAACATATTTCTTAAACAAAATTCTTATAGgttgaaatacttttaaatataggAAGAATAAACCCTAATAGAGTATTAAAGGAATTCATTCTTATGATACATACAATAAATAACTTAGGAGACATTTAGCCAAGAGAAATCAGCAAATTTTCCACTTGAGAAAGTTTCCaaattatgaattaaaaatttcCCAATTATTTGAGCAAAATCAACAGAGACCCAACAGAAAAACAGGTATAGAATTCAGTCCATTTTCGCCAGTATACGAATGGGGCAAAAATGCCACATATAAAAGATAACCCAAAATTTGATATGGTCATGACAAGGCAATTAATGGaagtaaacaaagaaacacacacacacacacacacacatgactcaggcacacatgcacacacttacCAAGACAGTTGCAGGTTGGCAATTCAGAATCTTTCGTTGTGGACACCAGGTTTTTTGTAGGATTGGTAAAGAAGTTCATGGCATAATCATTAAAACTTTTCTGTGCACTGTCTACTGGGGAAAATTCTGAAGCTCCAACACTAGATGAACAGATGTCCTCTTCACTCTTGGTAGAAACCACTGTAATTCCACCTGAACATACTACATCGACATTCCTGAGAATTTGTGCTGGGTCTGGTAAGGGGGTTTCATGAGAGGTACCAGGCAATGTTGGCGGTTTCTGACGCATGAGTTGGTCTTTAACATCCCGCGGGAACTGTGTTTGGTCATCACCGGCCATGACATTAGCACACTGGTTAGCTGGCGGGGAAAGCTGGAGTAAAGGATGAGCTTTCTGATGGACATTCACTGTTGGCTGTACCTGAGAATTATCAACTTTTTCTGTAAACGCCTGTCCATTGGATTCTGTTTTTAACTGGCATAATGGGAGAGAATCCAACGGTTCAACCTTCATGTTTCTTTCCTGTGCTAATTCGGGATAATAACGCtcaaattttatctgagtgagtggaggaaataattttttgtgtTCTAATGCTGAACTCGTTTGAGTCAGTGGTTTCCATACTTTGGTTAGGGGAGGAATTTTTCCCAAGAGAATGGGAAAGTCGTGTGGACCAAACTGACCAAATCTTTGAAACTTAGATGCTATCCAAATGTCATGTAACTTACTATACTCATATGACAACTGTTCCTGCTTTTTCCGGTCATTTTCTTGACAACTTATGACTATAGGCTTCTTTTTCCGCCGATCTCTCGATGGGGTAGCTCTTGTCTTTTTCTGTGTTGTGTTCTTTTGCTTTGTCAATGATGAGCTATGATTATTTTGTACACTGGAAGGTGCTTTCTGTTGTACTGCGACCTTCTCCTGACTACATTTTTGCTGTACGTTATACGCAACAAGGCTTGTTGGTGTACTTTCAACCTTCTTGTCCTCTTGTTTTATgtaattgaatttaattattgATGCAAGTTGTGTTAACTGGGTTGCAACGTCTTCCTCTATTTTGCTGTGTATTGTATTTAGACACGACGGATCGTCTTTTAAGTCTATCTTTTTACTGTTGGCCAGGGACTGGTTACAGTATCCCAATTTATCACTAGATGGTGGCAAATGGTGCAAATTCTTAGCATTATCAAGAGTGATTCTATCTTGAGCAACATTTTTATTCGTGTCAATTTTAGGTGAATTTGAATTTGGTATGAAAAGAGATACTGAATTTGTGACTTTTGAATATTCCTGTGACTTTGTAGGTGATTGGTTAGCAGCTGAGCTGTTGTGTGACTTGGAAATGTTTTGGCCATTGAATACCACCGTGTCGCATGAACTCTGCTTTTCCAAAGATGGATGGTGATGAAGGCTTTCTGGCTCCCCTTGTAAGTTTTGGTCTTGGAGGTCTTTTCTTACAGAATAGAGGATAGCTTTACAGCTATTAAGCAAACTCGCTGTTCtgtgttctgtttcttcatccttCTCTGACTTTGATGGTGAGGAATTTTCTGATGGGGCTTCTGACAGTTGGGTCAGAGCTTCTATGGCCACCACTTGTTCCAGTGTTAATCTCCTATCTTTCATTAGGGATAGAAGACTTGGTTGAACTGGAGATCCACCTTTCAGTTCTTTACTTGGTATATTTTCTAGAGATTTTGGTTCATCACTTTCATTGTGTGTACTAGTATGACTATTTAAGTGGAACGTTGCAGGATCTGGAAAAGACTTGCAGTTAAAGCCAGATTTCTGGAAGACTGAAACATTATTTCTCCCTTTGAGATGATCACAGCTCGTACTAGTGGCAATGGAACTCATGGCATTATGGTTGGCAGTGTCTTTCAGGAATTTATAGGACTTGTTTTCAAATGCCTTGCCAAATTCTTcaatattgaattttttaaaagacacatttgTTTCGGTTGGTAAATAGTGTACATTTTTAATGCCGTTTCTTACGGTTTGTGCAAACAATTTCTGAGGCTCAATTAAGTCAGTAAGTAGGACTTTTTTCCTGTcatcttcagaattttttaatttttcagcttCTGTCACAATTGCCTTAAATTCGCCTTTGACATGATCGGTTAAATGTGATTTCTTGTGCTGCGTCCACTTCTCCACTTCAATACCTGTcatactttcttcatttttagttAC from the Halichoerus grypus chromosome 7, mHalGry1.hap1.1, whole genome shotgun sequence genome contains:
- the TET1 gene encoding methylcytosine dioxygenase TET1 isoform X1; the encoded protein is MEYRRSYGGEQRLELNPPPLENVTKNEESMTGIEVEKWTQHKKSHLTDHVKGEFKAIVTEAEKLKNSEDDRKKVLLTDLIEPQKLFAQTVRNGIKNVHYLPTETNVSFKKFNIEEFGKAFENKSYKFLKDTANHNAMSSIATSTSCDHLKGRNNVSVFQKSGFNCKSFPDPATFHLNSHTSTHNESDEPKSLENIPSKELKGGSPVQPSLLSLMKDRRLTLEQVVAIEALTQLSEAPSENSSPSKSEKDEETEHRTASLLNSCKAILYSVRKDLQDQNLQGEPESLHHHPSLEKQSSCDTVVFNGQNISKSHNSSAANQSPTKSQEYSKVTNSVSLFIPNSNSPKIDTNKNVAQDRITLDNAKNLHHLPPSSDKLGYCNQSLANSKKIDLKDDPSCLNTIHSKIEEDVATQLTQLASIIKFNYIKQEDKKVESTPTSLVAYNVQQKCSQEKVAVQQKAPSSVQNNHSSSLTKQKNTTQKKTRATPSRDRRKKKPIVISCQENDRKKQEQLSYEYSKLHDIWIASKFQRFGQFGPHDFPILLGKIPPLTKVWKPLTQTSSALEHKKLFPPLTQIKFERYYPELAQERNMKVEPLDSLPLCQLKTESNGQAFTEKVDNSQVQPTVNVHQKAHPLLQLSPPANQCANVMAGDDQTQFPRDVKDQLMRQKPPTLPGTSHETPLPDPAQILRNVDVVCSGGITVVSTKSEEDICSSSVGASEFSPVDSAQKSFNDYAMNFFTNPTKNLVSTTKDSELPTCNCLDRVIQKDKGPYYTHLGAGPSVAAVREIMENRYGQKGNAVRIEIVVYTGKEGKSSHGCPIAKWVLRRGSDEEKVLCLVRQRTGHHCPTAVMVVLIMVWDGIPLPMADRLYTELTENLKSYNGHPTDRRCTLNENRTCTCQGIDPETCGASFSFGCSWSMYFNGCKFGRSPSPRRFRIDPSSPLHNYYERITKGRNPERRYMKPEPICPGHEAMEKNLEDNLQSLATRLAPIYKQYAPVAYQNQVEYEHVARECRLGSKEGRPFSGVTACLDFCAHPHRDIHNMNNGSTVVCTLTREDNRSLGVIPQDEQLHVLPLYKLSDTDEFGSSEGMEAKIQSGAIEVLAPRCKKRTRFTQPVPRSGKKRAAMMTEVLAHKIRAVEKKFIPRIKRKNNSTTNNSKASSLPLLGNKTEALQLEIKSETEPHFIFKGSDNTKTYSLTPSIPHTLKEANMSPGFSWSPKTASATTAPLKNDASVPYGFSERSSNPLCTVPSARHSGANAAAGECTGIAQPGDVVSLPTLSTPMTDTLVYSEPPTGPSEQLPSNHPNQQSPFTTSPHDLASSLVEEDEQHSDADEPLSDDPLSDEPLSPAEEKLPHIDEYWSDSEHIFLDANIGGVAIAPAHGSVLIECARRELHATTPVEHPNRNHPTRLSLVFYQHKNLNKPQHGFELNKIKFEAKEAKNKKIKASEQKDQAANEGPELSPEVNELNQIPSHKALTLTHDNIVTVSPYALTHVAGPYNHWV
- the TET1 gene encoding methylcytosine dioxygenase TET1 isoform X2, with protein sequence MEYRRSYGGEQRLELNPPPLENVTKNEESMTGIEVEKWTQHKKSHLTDHVKGEFKAIVTEAEKLKNSEDDRKKVLLTDLIEPQKLFAQTVRNGIKNVHYLPTETNVSFKKFNIEEFGKAFENKSYKFLKDTANHNAMSSIATSTSCDHLKGRNNVSVFQKSGFNCKSFPDPATFHLNSHTSTHNESDEPKSLENIPSKELKGGSPVQPSLLSLMKDRRLTLEQVVAIEALTQLSEAPSENSSPSKSEKDEETEHRTASLLNSCKAILYSVRKDLQDQNLQGEPESLHHHPSLEKQSSCDTVVFNGQNISKSHNSSAANQSPTKSQEYSKVTNSVSLFIPNSNSPKIDTNKNVAQDRITLDNAKNLHHLPPSSDKLGYCNQSLANSKKIDLKDDPSCLNTIHSKIEEDVATQLTQLASIIKFNYIKQEDKKVESTPTSLVAYNVQQKCSQEKVAVQQKAPSSVQNNHSSSLTKQKNTTQKKTRATPSRDRRKKKPIVISCQENDRKKQEQLSYEYSKLHDIWIASKFQRFGQFGPHDFPILLGKIPPLTKVWKPLTQTSSALEHKKLFPPLTQIKFERYYPELAQERNMKVEPLDSLPLCQLKTESNGQAFTEKVDNSQVQPTVNVHQKAHPLLQLSPPANQCANVMAGDDQTQFPRDVKDQLMRQKPPTLPGTSHETPLPDPAQILRNVDVVCSGGITVVSTKSEEDICSSSVGASEFSPVDSAQKSFNDYAMNFFTNPTKNLVSTTKDSELPTCNCLDRVIQKDKGPYYTHLGAGPSVAAVREIMENRYGQKGNAVRIEIVVYTGKEGKSSHGCPIAKWVLRRGSDEEKVLCLVRQRTGHHCPTAVMVVLIMVWDGIPLPMADRLYTELTENLKSYNGHPTDRRCTLNENRTCTCQGIDPETCGASFSFGCSWSMYFNGCKFGRSPSPRRFRIDPSSPLHEKNLEDNLQSLATRLAPIYKQYAPVAYQNQVEYEHVARECRLGSKEGRPFSGVTACLDFCAHPHRDIHNMNNGSTVVCTLTREDNRSLGVIPQDEQLHVLPLYKLSDTDEFGSSEGMEAKIQSGAIEVLAPRCKKRTRFTQPVPRSGKKRAAMMTEVLAHKIRAVEKKFIPRIKRKNNSTTNNSKASSLPLLGNKTEALQLEIKSETEPHFIFKGSDNTKTYSLTPSIPHTLKEANMSPGFSWSPKTASATTAPLKNDASVPYGFSERSSNPLCTVPSARHSGANAAAGECTGIAQPGDVVSLPTLSTPMTDTLVYSEPPTGPSEQLPSNHPNQQSPFTTSPHDLASSLVEEDEQHSDADEPLSDDPLSDEPLSPAEEKLPHIDEYWSDSEHIFLDANIGGVAIAPAHGSVLIECARRELHATTPVEHPNRNHPTRLSLVFYQHKNLNKPQHGFELNKIKFEAKEAKNKKIKASEQKDQAANEGPELSPEVNELNQIPSHKALTLTHDNIVTVSPYALTHVAGPYNHWV